In the Mastacembelus armatus chromosome 17, fMasArm1.2, whole genome shotgun sequence genome, one interval contains:
- the ubxn7 gene encoding UBX domain-containing protein 7: MRHIYVVVCGGKMAALGDTSAPGVNGLIQQFTAITGATESVGKHMLEACNNNLEMAVTMFLDGGGIAEEPSTSSSSAASSSRAPPSDEVRAPIPQKQDILVEPEPLFGVPKRRRPARSIFDGFRDFQTETIRQEQELRNGGTVDKKLSTLADLFRPPIELMHKGSFETAKDCGQLENKWLMINIQNVQDFACQCLNRDVWSNDAVKNIIREHFIFWQVYHDSEEGQRYIQFYKLNKFPYISILDPRTGQKMVEWNQLDVASFLEQATGFLAEHGQLDGPSCHAPPAKRARSESLIDASEDSQLEAAIRASLQETHYESSTVPEAPDSPRSEDESDAEPFSDSEGPTSGSDNEMPAPHEEKSSTSKHTQVLPTSAAQQRLHPDNSTSSHRKSPYKENNHSHKKEESKKNHLEPSASGPRHSQPDADSGGNHCTPMTESAGPSKISTTTACVMECPDDNGPKARLMLRYPDGQKEQISLSSKAKLLALVRHVQSKGYPNERFELVTNFPRRKLAHLDYDITLQEAGLCPQETVFVQERN; the protein is encoded by the exons ATGCGCcacatttatgttgttgtttgtggCGGTAAGATGGCGGCGCTCGGAGACACCTCAGCTCCGGGGGTGAACGGGTTAATACAACAATTTACAGCAATAACAG GGGCCACAGAGAGTGTAGGAAAACATATGTTGGAAGCATGCAACAACAACCTGGAGATGGCAGTAACCATGTTTTTGGATGGAGGTGGGATAGCAGAGGAACCCAGCACCAGCTCCAGTTCTGCAGCTTCAAGCAGCAGAGCTCCTCCTTCAGA TGAAGTACGAGCACCAATTCCACAGAAGCAGGACATATTGGTAGAACCAGAACCACTGTTTGGAG TACCAAAGCGAAGAAGACCTGCTCGATCAATATTTGATGGTTTCCGAGACTTCCAAACAGAAACAA TCCGCCAGGAACAGGAGCTGCGTAATGGTGGAACAGTGGATAAGAAACTGAGCACCCTGGCAGACCTTTTCCGTCCTCCCATTGAGCTCATGCACAAAGGCAGCTTTGAGACG gcaAAAGACTGTGGGCAGCTGGAGAACAAGTGGCTAATGATCAACATTCAAAATGTTCAGGACTTCGCCTGCCAGTGCCTGAACAGGGACGTTTGGAGTAATGATGCAGTCAAGAACATCATAAGAGAACACTTCATATTCTGGCAg GTATATCATGATAGTGAAGAGGGACAGAGATACATACAGTTCTATAAGCTGAACAAGTTTCCCTATATTTCAATCCTTGACCCTCGCACAG GTCAGAAAATGGTGGAGTGGAACCAGCTAGATGTGGCATCGTTCCTGGAGCAGGCAACCGGCTTCCTGGCTGAGCATGGGCAGCTTGACGGGCCGTCCTGCCACGCACCTCCCGCCAAACGAGCTCGCTCT GAGAGTCTGATAGATGCCAGTGAAGACAGTCAGTTGGAGGCAGCGATCCGAGCCTCCCTACAGGAGACCCACTACGAGTCCTCAACTGTCCCTGAAGCCCCTGATTCCCCACGATCAGAAGACGAATCAGATGCAGAGCCTTTCTCTGACAGTGAGGGCCCCACCTCTGGGTCAGACAATGAAATGCCAGCACCTCACGAGGAGAAAAGTTCTACTAGCAAACACACCCAAGTCCTTCCTACTTCTGCAGCCCAACAGCGTCTACATCCGGATAATTCCACCTCTTCCCACCGAAAGTCTCcatacaaagaaaacaaccacagcCACAAGAAAGAGGAGAGCAAAAAGAACCACCTGGAGCCCTCAGCTTCTGGTCCTCGTCATTCTCAGCCTGATGCAGATTCTGGAGGCAACCACTGTACCCCAATGACAGAAAGTGCTGGACCATCAAAGATCAGCACCACCACAGCCTGTGTCATGGAATGTCCTGATGACAATG GTCCCAAAGCCAGGCTGATGCTTCGTTACCCAGATGGACAGAAAGAACAAATTTCGTTGTCTTCTAAAGCAAAACTTTTG GCCCTTGTAAGACATGTCCAGTCCAAGGGTTACCCTAACGAGCGCTTCGAACTTGTCACCAACTTTCCGAGAAGGAAGCTCGCCCATTTGGACTATGACATCACACTGCAGGAGGCGGGGCTTTGTCCACAGGAGACTGTATTTGTGCAGGAGAGGAACTAG